A single region of the Actinoplanes sp. SE50/110 genome encodes:
- a CDS encoding alkaline phosphatase family protein, translated as MSAVPAAGADPGGSSSAADRLSGAGADPGGLSSAADRLVDAGVDPSGPAPDDGLHPDALRTVHPAYGSGSLADLLPSVSAVLGVPGAADVLGLGARLDGVDRIAVLLIDGLGAYQLPLAAPHAPVLADLAAGGRGHAATLTAGFPSTTPVSLVTLGAGVPPGAHGVLGFTVRRPDGRPLTHILWDDDPDPRRWQPVPTRMELAAAAGVRVTVVSRPQFEGSGLSLAANRGGVYRGAADGAAVADGMLAALREADGPALVYGYHPDLDHFGHEDGVGSPSWRAAARGVDRLLDRVVHGLPPRSALLVVADHGQLNVPIEGRRDIAAIPELRDGVVGVAGESRVRYLHVADGARDDVIASWRGVFGAEASVLTREEAIAGGWFGPVPAAHAGRIGDVVVICHGRAVAIASGWEPVKAGQLVAYHGSVTAAEMTVPLLIAR; from the coding sequence ATGAGCGCTGTCCCGGCCGCCGGCGCTGACCCGGGCGGCTCGTCGTCCGCCGCTGATCGTCTTTCCGGCGCCGGTGCGGATCCGGGCGGCCTGTCGTCCGCCGCTGATCGTCTTGTCGATGCCGGTGTGGATCCGAGCGGGCCGGCTCCCGACGACGGGCTGCATCCGGACGCGCTGCGGACCGTTCATCCGGCGTACGGGTCGGGCAGCCTCGCCGACCTGCTGCCCAGCGTCAGTGCCGTGCTCGGCGTGCCGGGCGCGGCCGACGTGCTCGGTCTCGGCGCCCGCCTGGACGGCGTCGACCGGATCGCCGTGCTGCTGATCGACGGCCTCGGCGCCTACCAGCTGCCGCTCGCCGCGCCGCACGCCCCGGTCCTGGCCGACCTGGCCGCCGGCGGGCGTGGGCACGCCGCGACGCTGACCGCCGGTTTCCCGTCCACCACCCCGGTCAGCCTGGTCACGCTCGGTGCCGGGGTGCCGCCCGGCGCGCACGGGGTGCTCGGATTCACCGTCCGCCGCCCGGACGGCCGGCCGCTCACCCACATCCTGTGGGACGACGACCCGGACCCGCGGCGATGGCAGCCGGTCCCGACCCGGATGGAGCTGGCCGCCGCGGCCGGGGTGCGGGTCACCGTGGTCAGCCGGCCGCAGTTCGAGGGCAGCGGGCTGTCCCTCGCGGCGAACCGGGGCGGCGTCTACCGCGGCGCCGCGGACGGTGCCGCGGTCGCCGACGGGATGCTGGCCGCGCTGCGCGAGGCGGACGGGCCGGCGCTGGTCTACGGGTACCACCCCGATCTGGACCACTTCGGGCACGAGGACGGGGTGGGTTCGCCGAGCTGGCGGGCGGCGGCCCGCGGGGTGGACCGGCTGCTGGACCGGGTGGTGCACGGGCTGCCGCCACGCTCCGCGCTGCTGGTGGTCGCCGATCACGGCCAGCTGAACGTGCCGATCGAGGGCCGCCGGGACATCGCCGCGATCCCGGAGCTGCGGGACGGCGTGGTCGGGGTCGCCGGTGAGTCCCGGGTCCGCTACCTGCACGTGGCGGACGGCGCGCGGGATGACGTGATCGCCAGCTGGCGCGGGGTGTTCGGCGCCGAGGCATCGGTACTGACCCGCGAGGAGGCGATCGCCGGGGGCTGGTTCGGGCCGGTGCCGGCCGCGCACGCCGGGCGGATCGGCGACGTGGTGGTGATCTGCCACGGCCGGGCGGTGGCGATCGCCTCCGGGTGGGAACCGGTCAAGGCGGGACAGCTGGTGGCGTACCACGGATCGGTCACCGCGGCCGAGATGACCGTGCCGTTGTTGATCGCCCGCTGA
- a CDS encoding DUF3040 domain-containing protein, translating into MPLSEHEQRLFDQIERSLAEDPKFASAVRASDPRFHARRRLIIAAFVIVLGLALVVYGAASGTVLLGVAGFVVMLGAAAFAMQSRKRGQAPDLKSVGGTASRRTRQGRKGNGGLLDRLEDRWRQRPEGHR; encoded by the coding sequence GTGCCGCTCTCGGAGCACGAGCAGCGGCTGTTCGATCAGATCGAGCGGTCGCTTGCCGAGGACCCCAAGTTCGCCTCGGCTGTGCGGGCCAGCGACCCGCGTTTCCACGCACGGCGCCGGCTCATCATCGCCGCGTTCGTGATCGTGCTGGGCCTGGCCCTCGTCGTCTACGGAGCGGCTTCCGGCACCGTGTTGCTCGGCGTCGCCGGCTTCGTCGTGATGCTGGGGGCGGCCGCGTTCGCGATGCAGTCGCGCAAACGCGGGCAGGCCCCCGACCTCAAGTCGGTCGGCGGGACCGCCTCGCGGCGCACCCGTCAGGGCCGTAAGGGCAACGGCGGTCTGCTGGACCGCCTGGAGGACCGCTGGAGGCAGCGTCCGGAGGGGCATCGCTGA
- a CDS encoding methyltransferase domain-containing protein: MDTAIARTGRPLVTARTAAVWAVLRRELERNAGRELTVLDVGGGTGGFAVPLAEAGHTVTVIDASPDALAALTRRAADAGVAGRVRAVQGDGDALAGLVEPGSADLVLCHAVLEVVDDPARVVTAIAGALRPGGALSLLVAGRAAAVLGRAVNGHLRAASALVTDPEGRSGPRDTLRRRYDAETAAALLRTAGFEVEQTHGVRVVADLLPAAVLDEDPQAVLELELALSAQPPFRDIASQLHLFARRP, from the coding sequence CACCGCCGCGGTCTGGGCCGTCCTGCGCCGTGAACTGGAGCGCAACGCCGGCCGCGAGCTGACCGTCCTGGACGTCGGCGGGGGCACCGGCGGGTTCGCTGTGCCGCTGGCCGAGGCCGGGCACACCGTCACCGTGATCGACGCCAGCCCGGACGCGCTGGCCGCGCTGACCCGCCGGGCCGCCGACGCCGGGGTCGCCGGCCGGGTCCGGGCCGTGCAGGGCGACGGCGACGCGCTCGCCGGCCTGGTCGAGCCGGGCAGCGCCGACCTCGTCCTGTGCCACGCCGTGCTGGAGGTGGTCGACGACCCGGCGCGGGTGGTCACCGCGATCGCCGGCGCGCTGCGGCCCGGCGGGGCCCTCAGCCTGCTGGTCGCCGGGCGGGCCGCAGCGGTCCTCGGCCGCGCCGTCAACGGGCACCTGCGGGCGGCGTCGGCGCTGGTCACCGACCCGGAGGGCCGGTCCGGGCCGCGCGACACGCTGCGCCGGCGGTACGACGCGGAGACCGCCGCCGCGCTCCTGCGGACCGCGGGGTTCGAGGTGGAGCAGACCCACGGCGTACGGGTGGTCGCCGACCTGTTGCCGGCCGCCGTGCTCGACGAGGACCCGCAGGCGGTGCTGGAGCTGGAGCTCGCGCTGAGCGCGCAGCCGCCGTTCCGGGACATCGCCTCCCAGCTGCACCTGTTCGCGCGCCGGCCATGA